In Halanaerobiales bacterium, the DNA window ATTAAAGCCCGGTTAAAATTCACCCGGGCCTCTCCATTCATAATTTTTATATCATTTAATTTAACTTTATCAGGTATTGTTCTTGAATTTGCAGGATTATCTGGCCCTGCAATTAATTCTTTGATTGCATTTTGATAAAGATTTTCACTTTTAATAACTCTTTTCTCTGAAGTAAGATACATAGCTTCATCAGTTGCAAAATATATAGAAATTTCCATTTCTTCTATTAATTGATTGGGCTGGCTTTTTTGATTAATTATCCTTAAAGTTCCAAATAAAGCTAAAAGTACTATAATAATTACAATCGAAACAACCACTATCTTTCTGTTAATATCCATTATCTCACTCAGCCTCCAGTCTATCTTTTTCTAAAAAATCTAAGATACCATCAACAATTCCATTAGCTGCTTTATTCAAAAATACATTACTTCCTAAAAGTTTTTCTTCATGAGGATTAGATAAAAAAGCAACTTCAAG includes these proteins:
- a CDS encoding GerMN domain-containing protein; protein product: MDINRKIVVVSIVIIIVLLALFGTLRIINQKSQPNQLIEEMEISIYFATDEAMYLTSEKRVIKSENLYQNAIKELIAGPDNPANSRTIPDKVKLNDIKIMNGEARVNFNRALIDNHWGGSTGERMTVYSVVNTLTQFKEIEEVTFLIEGEEVKTLVGHMDLTKPLTWNEEIIKE